In one window of Sphingomonas glaciei DNA:
- a CDS encoding DUF2141 domain-containing protein codes for MMRSLFIAASVLALAACSGTTDTANSDSVVTNDMAAVDNLITDDGMNAGVAGNMANGAAVVTVNIDGVAADGGPVLVALQSESEFGKSAGTYTTKVEPTGTSVTATLSGVPAGRYAAAVVQDTDRNGSFTIGATGPTEPYGFSGTAQTGAPAFAPAAFDVAATGGTASVTLKGK; via the coding sequence ATGATGCGCAGCCTTTTCATTGCCGCCAGCGTGCTTGCCCTCGCGGCCTGCAGCGGCACCACCGACACAGCCAACAGCGATTCTGTCGTCACCAACGACATGGCTGCGGTCGACAATCTGATCACCGATGACGGCATGAACGCCGGCGTCGCGGGCAACATGGCCAACGGCGCCGCAGTGGTCACCGTCAACATCGACGGCGTCGCCGCCGACGGTGGCCCGGTCCTCGTCGCGCTGCAGAGCGAGAGCGAATTCGGCAAGAGCGCCGGCACCTACACCACCAAGGTCGAGCCGACCGGCACTTCGGTTACCGCCACTCTGTCGGGCGTCCCGGCCGGCCGCTATGCCGCCGCCGTGGTCCAGGACACCGACCGCAACGGCAGCTTCACCATCGGCGCGACCGGCCCGACCGAGCCCTATGGCTTCAGCGGTACCGCCCAGACGGGCGCCCCGGCCTTCGCCCCCGCGGCGTTCGACGTCGCGGCCACCGGCGGCACGGCCAGCGTGACGCTCAAGGGCAAGTAA
- a CDS encoding DEAD/DEAH box helicase: MSFEQLGLSTPLLNALAAKNYTQPSPIQAQAIPYVLEGRDLLGIAQTGTGKTAAFMAPSLQRLAANRPSMLKPGQIRMLVLAPTRELASQIAASAEAYGAGLKTTVGVIFGGVANAKSLRTVSRGLDVLVATPGRLLDLVDQRAVNLSMLEILVLDEADQMLDLGFIHALKRIVKIIPAKRQTLFFSATMPKMIKSLADEYLKNPAEVAVTPVATTAERVEQRVTFVNQAEKTALLTLFFQNGKDIERTLVFSRTKHGADKIVRMLGAAGVAANAIHGNKSQPQREKALEAFRDGSVPILVATDIAARGIDIPGVSHVVNYDLPNVPEQYVHRIGRTARAGADGIAIAYCDREERAFLKDIEKLTRQKLAEESLPAGFNQAVEALKRLKPEPKREPQPQQRNKRNESGARGHNRDPQRFGLPRQDPRRDMPEDRSGPREGGRSMRGVPGAVRGPVGNPARAATSASGGQPQAQRHGGGPRPAGQGGGHGGGRPSGGGQRRRGGGGFSGNGGGQRRAG, encoded by the coding sequence ATGTCGTTCGAACAACTCGGGCTTTCGACGCCCCTTCTCAACGCGCTTGCCGCCAAGAATTACACCCAGCCGTCGCCGATCCAGGCGCAGGCCATTCCGTACGTCCTCGAAGGCCGCGACCTGCTCGGCATCGCCCAGACCGGCACCGGCAAGACGGCCGCGTTTATGGCACCGTCGCTGCAGCGCCTCGCGGCCAACCGCCCGTCGATGCTGAAGCCCGGCCAGATCCGCATGCTGGTGCTCGCGCCGACCCGTGAACTCGCCTCGCAGATCGCTGCGAGCGCCGAAGCCTATGGCGCCGGCCTCAAGACCACCGTCGGCGTGATCTTCGGCGGCGTCGCCAACGCCAAGTCGCTGCGCACCGTGTCGCGCGGCCTCGACGTTCTGGTCGCCACTCCCGGCCGCCTGCTCGACCTGGTCGACCAGCGCGCGGTCAACCTTTCGATGCTCGAAATCCTGGTCCTCGACGAGGCCGACCAGATGCTCGACCTCGGCTTCATCCACGCGCTGAAGCGGATCGTGAAGATCATCCCGGCCAAGCGCCAGACCCTGTTCTTCTCGGCCACCATGCCGAAGATGATCAAGAGCCTCGCCGACGAATATCTCAAGAACCCGGCCGAAGTCGCGGTCACCCCGGTCGCCACCACTGCCGAGCGGGTCGAACAGCGCGTCACCTTCGTCAACCAGGCGGAGAAGACCGCGCTGCTCACCCTGTTCTTCCAGAACGGCAAGGACATCGAGCGGACCCTGGTGTTCAGCCGCACCAAGCATGGCGCCGACAAGATCGTCCGCATGCTCGGCGCCGCCGGCGTCGCGGCCAATGCGATCCACGGCAACAAGAGCCAGCCGCAGCGCGAAAAGGCCCTCGAAGCCTTCCGCGACGGCAGCGTGCCGATCCTCGTCGCGACCGACATCGCCGCGCGCGGGATCGACATTCCGGGCGTCAGCCACGTCGTGAACTACGACCTGCCGAACGTGCCCGAGCAGTATGTCCACCGCATCGGCCGCACCGCGCGTGCCGGCGCTGACGGCATTGCGATCGCTTATTGCGACCGTGAGGAGCGCGCCTTCCTCAAGGACATCGAGAAGCTGACCCGCCAGAAGCTGGCGGAAGAATCGCTTCCGGCCGGTTTTAACCAGGCGGTGGAAGCGCTCAAGCGCCTCAAGCCGGAACCCAAGCGCGAGCCGCAGCCGCAGCAGCGCAACAAGCGCAACGAAAGCGGTGCACGCGGCCACAACCGCGATCCGCAGCGCTTCGGCCTGCCGCGGCAGGATCCGCGCCGCGACATGCCCGAGGACCGCAGCGGTCCGCGCGAAGGCGGCCGTTCCATGCGCGGTGTCCCCGGTGCCGTTCGTGGTCCGGTCGGCAACCCCGCCCGTGCCGCAACGTCGGCTTCGGGTGGCCAGCCCCAGGCCCAGCGCCACGGCGGCGGACCGCGTCCGGCCGGCCAGGGCGGTGGCCACGGCGGTGGTCGTCCGAGCGGTGGCGGCCAGCGCCGTCGCGGCGGCGGCGGCTTCTCCGGGAACGGCGGCGGTCAGCGCCGCGCCGGCTAA
- the recF gene encoding DNA replication/repair protein RecF (All proteins in this family for which functions are known are DNA-binding proteins that assist the filamentation of RecA onto DNA for the initiation of recombination or recombinational repair.), translating to MLGRLTLTDFRNHAGLDLQPGPGFVCLYGQNGAGKTNILEAVSMLAPGRGLRGSALGEMARSDGPGGWSVSASLAEPDGTTLGTGTLPTAPERRIVRINSAAASVNSLAEWLAVLWLTPAMDRLFIGPAGDRRRFLDRLVLALEPGHAHHASRFEAAMRARNKLLAEPDGADPEWLSALEAGMAEHGEALGGARARTVAALAEQLAATPEDLFARPAIALDLADQDDLASRLRASRGRDAAAGRATEGPHRQDLLVTHADKRQPAARCSTGEQKALLLGLVLAHAALVTSRRGAPPLLLLDEVAAHLDPGRRVALFERLAGRGQVWMTATEAALFDGTGDATMVHIG from the coding sequence ATGCTTGGCCGGCTGACCCTTACCGACTTTCGCAACCACGCGGGCCTCGACCTCCAGCCCGGGCCCGGTTTCGTCTGCCTTTACGGGCAGAATGGCGCGGGCAAGACCAACATCCTCGAGGCCGTGTCGATGCTCGCGCCAGGGCGCGGCCTGCGCGGCAGCGCGCTTGGCGAGATGGCCCGCAGCGACGGGCCGGGGGGATGGAGCGTCAGTGCTTCGCTGGCTGAGCCGGATGGAACGACCCTCGGCACCGGCACCCTTCCTACCGCGCCCGAGCGCCGGATAGTCCGCATCAACAGCGCTGCTGCTTCGGTCAACAGCCTGGCCGAATGGCTTGCCGTCCTGTGGCTGACCCCCGCGATGGACCGCCTGTTCATCGGCCCGGCCGGTGACCGCCGCCGCTTCCTCGACCGGCTGGTGCTGGCGCTGGAGCCGGGCCACGCCCACCACGCCTCGCGCTTCGAAGCGGCCATGCGCGCCCGCAACAAGCTTCTGGCCGAGCCCGATGGCGCCGACCCCGAATGGTTGTCGGCGCTGGAAGCGGGAATGGCCGAACATGGCGAGGCGCTCGGCGGCGCCCGCGCCCGCACCGTCGCGGCGCTGGCCGAACAGCTCGCCGCCACGCCCGAGGATCTGTTCGCCCGCCCGGCCATCGCCCTCGACCTCGCCGACCAGGACGACCTCGCCTCCCGCCTGCGTGCCAGTCGCGGGCGCGACGCCGCCGCCGGGCGCGCGACCGAAGGGCCGCACCGCCAGGATCTGCTCGTCACCCACGCCGACAAGCGGCAGCCCGCCGCGCGCTGCTCGACCGGCGAGCAGAAGGCGCTGCTGCTCGGGCTGGTCCTCGCCCATGCCGCCCTGGTCACCAGCCGCCGCGGCGCACCGCCGCTGCTGCTGCTCGACGAGGTCGCCGCCCACCTCGATCCCGGCCGCCGTGTTGCCCTGTTCGAGCGCCTTGCAGGCCGCGGCCAGGTGTGGATGACCGCCACCGAAGCCGCCCTCTTCGACGGCACAGGCGACGCGACGATGGTGCATATCGGCTAG
- a CDS encoding septation protein IspZ: MTDAAMPAAPGRRLWLYKRPFSIGVAHECWVLIDSRMSGLTSTLVVDGEEVASDVTPVTGAEAVRNHRLAHTLPDGRRIEIEAGYVNWWTVGIAVRLDGTLIHESHKGRQIAYPERFARMVSDPKQGGEPAYDPGKLKRNKIPIAVDIATGLLFFLVAKLTDLKTAALVGAAVGLGIVILQRFVKVDLVGGMMLFGVFMLLVSAGFAILFEDEEIIKHRSTIVGLVGATCFLFDGLVLKGRKLGAGIDRYMAYNDIDQRRLSIGMGLTGLVMAGGNSFVAWAFSTDAWLIYTTFLDIPVSMALVLWTVSWARKGGKAGPGQALAGA, encoded by the coding sequence ATGACCGACGCCGCCATGCCCGCCGCACCCGGCCGCCGCCTGTGGCTCTACAAGCGCCCTTTCTCGATCGGCGTCGCGCATGAATGCTGGGTGCTGATCGACAGCCGCATGTCCGGCCTCACCAGCACGTTGGTGGTCGATGGGGAGGAAGTGGCCTCCGACGTCACTCCCGTCACCGGGGCCGAGGCGGTCCGCAATCACCGGCTTGCACACACGCTTCCCGACGGGCGCCGGATCGAAATCGAGGCAGGCTACGTCAACTGGTGGACGGTCGGCATTGCCGTCCGGCTCGACGGCACGCTGATCCACGAAAGCCACAAGGGCCGGCAGATCGCCTATCCCGAACGCTTCGCCAGGATGGTTTCGGACCCCAAGCAGGGCGGTGAGCCGGCCTATGACCCCGGCAAGCTCAAGCGCAACAAGATCCCGATCGCGGTCGACATCGCCACCGGCCTGCTGTTCTTCCTCGTCGCCAAGCTGACCGACCTCAAGACCGCCGCGCTGGTCGGTGCCGCGGTCGGGCTCGGCATCGTGATCCTCCAGCGGTTCGTGAAGGTCGACCTGGTTGGCGGCATGATGCTGTTCGGCGTGTTCATGCTGCTAGTCAGCGCCGGCTTCGCCATCCTGTTCGAGGACGAGGAGATCATCAAGCACCGCTCCACCATCGTCGGGCTGGTCGGCGCTACCTGCTTCCTGTTCGACGGGCTGGTCCTCAAAGGCCGCAAGCTGGGCGCCGGCATCGATCGCTACATGGCCTATAACGACATCGACCAGCGCCGGCTGAGCATCGGCATGGGGCTGACCGGCCTGGTCATGGCCGGCGGCAACAGCTTCGTCGCCTGGGCTTTCTCCACCGACGCCTGGCTGATCTACACCACCTTTCTCGATATCCCGGTCAGCATGGCGCTGGTCCTGTGGACCGTCAGCTGGGCGCGCAAGGGCGGCAAGGCCGGGCCCGGGCAAGCGCTCGCCGGCGCCTGA
- a CDS encoding HD-GYP domain-containing protein gives MLHQVIPLPTANRAEVIAAFSYALDLTEGQPAGHCIRTCWIGMQIGREIGLSPPDLGDLYYTLLLKDLGCSSNAARICELYEVDDRAFKQGYKTVGTSLAATLHFVLKKTAQGATFRQRASAIGNILRNGDAIAQEMIVSRCTRGADIARTLRFSDAVCDGIYHLDEHWNGSGRPGRLQGEAIPLLSRIALLAQVADVFHDHAGPGAALDEVRRRHRLWFDPALVQAFEAVAARPAFWEKLASPTIEGRVIRLAPISSNLALDDDYLDAITDAFGQVIDAKSPFTAGHSQRVGDLAEQMARGFGMSPERTRWLRRAAVLHDVGKLGVSSAILEKPASLDEREWTEMRNHAVHTRAILGRIGALSDMADVTAAHHERLDGSGYPLRLSGTAISRDTRIITACDFYDALVSDRPYRAALPVGEAIGIMTQEVGSAIDRDCLDMLKATLD, from the coding sequence ATGCTGCATCAGGTCATCCCGCTTCCCACCGCCAATCGGGCCGAGGTCATCGCGGCCTTCAGCTACGCCCTCGACCTGACCGAAGGGCAGCCGGCCGGCCATTGCATCCGGACCTGCTGGATCGGAATGCAGATCGGGCGGGAGATCGGCCTGTCGCCTCCCGACCTTGGCGATCTCTATTATACTTTGCTGCTCAAGGACCTCGGCTGCAGCAGCAACGCGGCCCGGATCTGCGAACTGTACGAGGTCGACGACCGGGCCTTCAAGCAGGGTTACAAGACGGTCGGCACCAGCCTTGCCGCCACGCTGCACTTCGTCCTGAAGAAGACCGCGCAGGGCGCGACCTTCCGGCAACGCGCGTCGGCGATCGGCAACATCCTGCGCAACGGCGATGCGATCGCACAGGAGATGATCGTGTCGCGCTGCACCCGCGGTGCCGACATCGCGCGGACCCTGCGCTTCTCCGATGCGGTGTGCGACGGCATCTATCACCTCGACGAGCATTGGAACGGGTCGGGCCGGCCGGGCCGGCTTCAGGGCGAGGCCATTCCGCTGCTTTCGCGGATCGCGTTGCTGGCGCAGGTTGCCGACGTCTTCCACGACCATGCCGGCCCCGGCGCCGCGCTCGACGAGGTCCGGCGCAGGCACCGCCTGTGGTTCGACCCGGCACTGGTGCAGGCGTTCGAGGCAGTGGCGGCACGCCCTGCCTTCTGGGAGAAACTGGCGTCCCCGACCATCGAAGGCCGGGTGATCCGCCTGGCGCCGATCAGCTCGAACTTGGCGCTCGACGACGATTACCTCGACGCCATCACCGATGCTTTCGGGCAGGTGATCGACGCCAAGAGCCCGTTCACCGCCGGCCATTCGCAGCGGGTCGGCGATCTGGCCGAGCAGATGGCAAGAGGGTTCGGGATGAGCCCCGAGCGGACCCGCTGGCTGCGCCGGGCGGCGGTGCTGCACGACGTCGGCAAGCTTGGCGTATCGAGCGCGATCCTCGAGAAGCCCGCCAGCCTCGACGAGCGCGAATGGACCGAGATGCGCAATCATGCCGTGCATACCCGCGCGATCCTCGGCCGGATCGGCGCCCTGTCCGACATGGCCGACGTGACCGCGGCGCATCATGAGCGGCTGGACGGGAGCGGCTACCCGCTAAGGCTGTCGGGCACCGCAATCAGTCGCGACACCCGCATCATCACCGCCTGCGACTTCTACGACGCTCTGGTGTCCGACCGCCCCTACCGCGCGGCACTGCCCGTCGGCGAAGCGATCGGCATCATGACCCAAGAGGTCGGCTCGGCAATCGACCGGGACTGCCTCGACATGCTCAAGGCGACCCTCGACTGA
- the dnaN gene encoding DNA polymerase III subunit beta produces the protein MKATIERATLLKSLSHVQSVVERRNTIPILSNVLMDAREDGTLRLMATDLDLQVDETVPANVATAGATTVSAHTFFDIVRKLPEGSQVELSASDGKMQVVAGRARFNLSTLPRDDFPVIAEGELPTRFELPAATLRQIIDKTKFAISSEETRYYLMGIFLHVADDMLKAAATDGHRLARVTVAKPDGADGMPDVIVPKKCVLELRKLLDEVEGTVEVTLSATKIRFVLGHAVLTSKLIDGSFPDYNRVIPTANDKLLKLDPASFKAGVDRVATIASEKTRAVKISLDRDRVTLSVTSPENGLATEELAADYSSDGLEIGFNARYLLDILGEIDGDTVEVHLADAAAPTLLRENDKSAALYVLMPMRV, from the coding sequence ATGAAGGCGACGATCGAACGGGCCACCCTCCTCAAGAGCCTCAGCCACGTCCAGTCGGTGGTGGAGCGCCGCAACACCATCCCGATCCTGTCCAACGTCCTGATGGACGCGCGCGAGGACGGCACGCTCAGGCTGATGGCGACCGACCTTGACCTGCAGGTCGATGAAACCGTCCCGGCCAATGTCGCCACCGCCGGCGCCACCACCGTCTCGGCGCACACCTTCTTCGACATCGTCCGCAAGCTGCCCGAGGGAAGCCAGGTCGAACTCAGCGCCTCCGACGGCAAGATGCAGGTCGTTGCCGGGCGTGCCCGCTTCAACCTGTCGACCCTGCCGCGCGACGACTTCCCGGTGATCGCCGAGGGCGAGCTTCCGACCCGCTTCGAGCTGCCCGCCGCGACGCTTCGCCAGATCATCGACAAGACCAAGTTCGCGATCTCGTCCGAAGAAACCCGTTATTACCTGATGGGCATCTTCCTTCACGTCGCCGACGACATGCTGAAGGCCGCCGCCACCGACGGCCACCGCCTCGCTCGCGTGACGGTCGCCAAGCCCGACGGCGCCGATGGCATGCCCGACGTGATCGTGCCCAAGAAGTGCGTGCTCGAACTCAGGAAGCTTCTCGACGAGGTCGAAGGCACGGTCGAGGTCACCCTGTCGGCGACCAAGATCCGCTTCGTGCTCGGCCATGCGGTGCTGACCAGCAAGCTGATCGACGGCAGCTTCCCGGACTACAACCGGGTCATCCCGACTGCCAATGACAAGCTGCTCAAGCTCGATCCCGCCAGCTTCAAGGCCGGCGTCGACCGTGTCGCTACCATCGCCAGCGAAAAGACCCGCGCGGTCAAGATCAGCCTCGACCGCGACCGCGTGACCCTCTCGGTCACCTCGCCCGAAAACGGTCTCGCGACCGAGGAACTGGCCGCCGACTATAGCTCCGACGGGCTCGAGATCGGGTTCAACGCCCGCTACCTGCTCGACATCTTGGGCGAGATCGACGGTGACACGGTCGAGGTCCACCTCGCCGATGCCGCCGCCCCGACGCTGCTGCGCGAAAACGACAAGTCGGCTGCGCTTTACGTCCTGATGCCGATGCGGGTCTGA